From the genome of Bradyrhizobium sp. ORS 278:
GCGGCGCCACCGTCTGCGCGTGGTATCCGATTACGCCATCTTCGTCGCTGGCGGAGGCGTTCGCCAATCACTGCAAGAAGCTGCGGCATGATCCTGACACCGGGCAGGCCAGATACGCGATCGTGCAGGCCGAGGACGAGCTCGCCTCGATCGGCATGGTGGTCGGCGCGTCCTGGAACGGCGCTCGCGCCTTCACCACGACGTCGGGGCCCGGCGTGTCGCTGATGACCGAGTTCATCGGCCTGTCCTACTTCGCCGAGATCCCGGCCGTGATCATGAACGTGCAGCGCGCCGGTCCCTCGACCGGCATGCCGACTCGCACCCAGCAGTGCGACCTGATCGCCTGCGGCTATGCCTCGCATGGCGACACCAAGCACGTGATGCTGTTCCCCGAGGACCCGGCGGAAGCTTTCGAATTCGCAGCGGCATCGTTCGATCTCGCCGAACGGCTGCAGACCACGGTCTTCCTGATGCTCGATCTCGACATCGGCATGAACCAGCGGCTGTGCCGGCCGCTGAAATGGGACGATTCACGACAGTATGACCGCGGCAAGGTGATGACCGCCGAGATGCTCGACGAAGGCCGCGACTTCGGCCGCTACCTCGACGTTGACGGCGACGGCATCCCGTTCCGCACCTATCCCGGCACGCACCCGACCAAGGGCTCCTACTTCACCCGCGGCACCTCGCGCGACCGCTATGCGCGCTACTCGGAGGAAGGCGCCGTCTACGCCGACAACGTCCAGCGCCTGCTGCGCAAGTTCCAGACCGCGCAGGACATGGTGCCGCGGCCGCTGCAGGCCAACGCCGCCAAGCCGACCAAATATGGCGTGATCTATTTCGGCTCGACGGCGCCGGCGATGGACGAGGCGATCGGCCTGCTGGAAGCGCGCGGCCACCAGCTTGACCGGATGCGCGTCCGTGCCTTCCCGTTCCATTCCAGCGTGGCGAGCTTCATCGCCGAGCACGACTTCGTCTATGTCGTCGAGCAGAACCGCGACGGCCAGCTGCGCCAGCTGATCGTCAACGAGAACGGCATCGACCCGGTCCGGCTGGTGCCGATCCTGCATTATGACGGCACGCCGATCACCGCGCGATTCATCGCGGACTCCATCGGCACGCATCAGGACCAGATCCGGGTCACCCCGCTGCGCAAGGCGGTGTCTTAATGTCGGCCCCACTCTCTCCTTCGTCATGCCCGGGCTTGACCCGGGCATCCACGTCTTTTCTCCTCGGTGCTCCCACGTGGATGGCCGGGACAAGCCCGGCCATGACGGCGCTGGGTGACAGGGTGCTCTCATGACCTACATCGCAAAGCCGAAATTCCAGCATCCCGGCATCAGGAAGAACGCGCTGGGCTACAGCCATCGCGACTACGAGGGCAAGATCTCGACCTTGTGCGCCGGTTGCGGCCACGATTCGATCACGGCGTCGATCATAGAGGCCTGCTTCGAGCTGTCGATCGAGCCGCACCGGGTGGCCAAGATCTCCGGCATCGGCTGCTCGTCGAAGACGCCGGACTATTTCCTCGGCAATTCGCACGGCTTCAACACCGTGCACGGCCGCATGCCCTCGGTGCTGACCGGTGCCAACCTCGCCAATCGCGAGTTGATCTATCTCGGCGTCTCCGGCGACGGCGATTCCGCCTCGATCGGCTTCGGCCAGTTCGCCCATGCGATCCGCCGCGGCGTCAACATGACCTATATCGTCGAGAACAACGGCGTCTACGGCCTGACCAAGGGCCAGTTCTCGGCCACCGCCGACCGCGGCTCGAAGTCGAAGAAGGGCGTCACCAACACCGACAACCCGATCGACCTCGTCGGCATCGCATTGCAGCTCGGGGCGACCTATGTGGCGCGTTCGTTCTCCGGCGACAAGAAGCAGCTGGTGCCGATCATCGAGGGTGCGATCCGGCACAAGGGCGCGGCGTTCATCGACGTCATCAGCCCGTGCATCGCCTTCAACAATCACGCCGGCTCGACCAAGAGTTTTGACTATGTCCGCGAGCACAATGACGCCGTCAACCGGCTGGACGTGCTGACCGGCCGCGATCCGATCGAGATCGACCAGGATCCCGGCACGGTGCAGATCGTCGAGCAGCACGACGGCTCGCGGCTGGCGCTTCGCAAGCTCGACGCCGACTACGATCCGCACGACCGGCTGGGCGCAATGACCTTCCTGCAGAAGCACGCCGCGCAAGGGCAGATCGTGACGGGGCTGCTGTACGTCGATCCCGAGGCGGACGACCTGCACAGCCATCTCAACACGGTGGAGCGGCCGTTGAACCGGCTGGAAGCGGCGGATCTGTGCCCGGGACAGAGCGTGCTCGACAAGATCAACGCGAGCCTGCGTTGACGCATCCGGCTCTCGTAGCCCGGATGAGCGCCAGCCGACGCCGCTTCGGCGTCGGCGATAGCGATATCCGGGTTCACCGCAACAGCGCGTGAGACCCCGGATGTCGCGCCCGCCCCCGCCCTTCGGGCGCAGGCGTCCGCTCATCCGGGCTACGATCTCTCATGATGAGCCAGACTGCGCCCGCAGCGCACCCGCCCAGACCCGTTCGAGCTGCGCGAGCGCCTCCCGCAGCGGCAGCGTAGACAGCGCATCATCGTCACCGCTCACCAGCCCGAACTCCCGCAGCCTGATCAGCGCCTCATCGATATTGAAGGCCCGCCCCAGCCCGAACATCTGCTGCAGCAATTCCTCGACATGGCTGCCGAGCGACGCCCGGCTGAGCGGCACCGACGCCAGCAGCAACCCGCCATAGGCCAGCACCGCCTCCTTCCAGTCCTGGTCCTCGGCCTCGCCGATCAGGTAGTTGAAGATGCCGGAATTGTTGTTGACGTTGCGGAAGTAGATGTTGTCGGTGACCTGCTTCTGGTGGATCAGCGACTGGCGGTGGAAATTGCCCCATTGCCTGAGGATGAAGGCGCCGAGTGCGAACAGGCCGGACAGCGCCGCCAGCGCCTGCTCGGTGTCGTTGTCATGCACCGTGCCGCTGAGGCCGAGATAGAAGCCGGCGACGATGAACAGCACGGTCAAGGTCGAAGCCAGCTTGAGCAGGATCGGCACGCCGCCGACCAGCGCCGGCACGCCCAAGGTCAGCTGCTCGCGCAGGCCCATCACGACGCGGACGTTCGGCAGCAGCGCTTCGAGGTCGAAGCGCGCGATGTGACGGAAATATTTGAACAGGACGGCGCCGCCGCGGATCTTGTTGCGCCCCCGCCAGGCGGCGGTCTTGCGTTTCTTCTTGGTAGGCTCGTCGGGCTTGGTCGCGACCATCAGAATGATGTCGTCATAGACCTCGATGTCCTGCTGGCGCCGCCGCAGGCCATAGAGCTGGGGGACCTCGATCGTCTCCTGATGCACGCCCCGTCGGAACATGCGAACGGAGCGATAATCAGAGATCGGCGCCTTTAGCTTGACCCTGACCAGCGCATGCTCGGCAAAGGCGCGCTCGATCTCGTCATGGGTGATCTCGATGAAATTGGCCTCGCCGAGCACGCGGGCGAACTCGTCGGTGAGGCTGCCATAGGCGACGTCAAGCTCGGCGGGCGAGTGGTGGCGACCGGCGGGGACTTCGGGATCGAAGTCGAAATAGGCGTCGCGCAGGCGATCGAGCTCGTCGAAATATTCATGATGCAGGATGGCGCCGAGCATCTGGGCGAGGCGGCGCAGATCGGCCGACTGGGCTTCATCCAGGCCGCCATGCGAGATCACCGCGTCGAGAACGTCGGACTTGCGGATCGGAATGAACCGGTCCCGCCGGCTCGTCGCCACCGTCTCCTTTGTCCCAACCACGCCTTACGCCCACTTCGATCGACGTTCTCACCGGCCGGCGTTCAAGCCGGCCGCACGCACCATAGCGGCCCGGTCAGACTTGCGCCACTTGCTGGGGAGAAGCCCGGCTCGTCTCAAGACATGCGAGGCGATCGCACAGGATGTTTCTCTTCGATGTAACGCTGGATGCTGCCACAGGGCCCGTGGGCTCCCCTCCCCCTTGCGGGGAGGGGTCGGGGGTGGGAGTCCACGAACTCCGCTGGATATGAGGCGATGGAACGTGAGAAGCTGGATAGCGGCAGCATCCACTTGATTTTGCCCCACGTGAGTTCAGCGCCCGGGGACCCCCACCCCCAACCCCTCCCCGCAAGGGGGAGGGGAGCGCACCGTCCACGTGCTGACAGCCCGGCTCACATAATCGAAGGTTCGACTGTCCAAAACTCAAACCTGTCTACCCCCTGGCGGCCGCGCTACGCGGCCGCCGGTTGTATCCGGGGATTGAGCACGTACTCCTTCAGCACCTTGTCGGTGGCGGCGTCGACCTCGGTGAGCTGGACGTCGTAGCTCCAGAGATCGGCGAGGTGCTGCAGCACGCGCTTCGTATCGGTCTCATTCAGCTGCGCGCCCTTCACCACCGTATGCCGCAGCATCAGGCGGCGGTCGCCGGCGAGGTCGACGTCGACCACCTCGATGTTCGGGTCGATGTACCCGACATCGTACTGCTTCGACAGCTCGCGGCGGATGCGGCGATAGCCGCGCTCGTCATGGATGGCGTCGACCAGGATGCCGGCGCGCTCGGCCGGATCATCATGCAGGTGGAACAGCCGGAAGTGGCGGATCAGGTTCGGGCTGAGGAACTGGCTGATGAAGCTCTCGTCGCGATAATTGGCCCAGACGTCGCGCAGCACCGCCATCTCGTCGCCGGTGCCGGCGATGTCCGGGAACCACTCGCGGTCCTCCTCGGTCGGATCCTTCACGATGCGCTCGATGTCCTGCATGATCGCGAAGCCGAGCGCGTAAGGATTGAAGCCGGAGAAGCGCGGATCGTCGAACTCCGGCTGGAACACCACGTTGGTGTGCGACTGCAGGAACTCCAGAAAGTTGCCGTCGGTGAGACGGCCCTCCTCATGCAGCCGCTTCATGATGCGGTAGTGCACGTAGGTTGCCGTGCCCTCGTTCATGACCTTGGTCTGGCCCTGCGGATAGAAATACTGCGCGATGTGGCGGACGATGCGCAGCAGCTCGCGCTGCCACGGCGCCAGCCGCGGCGCACTCTTTTCCAGGAAGTAGAGCAGGTTCTCCTGCGGCAGGCCGAGCAGCGCACGCCGGCGCTCCACGTTCAGCACCGCGCTGGTCTTGGCGGGTCCGGTCGGCACGGTGCGCCAGAGATCGTTGAACTGCTCCTCCTCGTAGAGCCTGCGCTTGCCGGCGCGCTTCTCCTCCTCGCGGAAGTCGAGCTTCTTCTTGCCGGGATAGCGGTCGACTCCGTGCGACATCAGCGCATGCGCGGCGTCGAGCGTGTGCTCGACCGCCATGCGGCCGAACCGCTCCTCGCATTGCGCGATATAGCCGCGGGCGAAATCGAGATAATCGAGGATGCCGTCGGCATCGGTCCACTGCTTGAACAAATAGTTGTTCTTGAAGAAATGGTTGTGGCCGAACGCAGCATGCGCGATGACCAAGGTCTGCATCGTCGCCGTGTTCTCTTCCATCAGATAGGAGATGCAGGGCGAGGAGTTGATCACGATCTCATAGGCGAGACCCATCAGGCCCTTGCGGTACGATGCCTCGTGATAGGCGAAGTGCTTGCCGAACGACCAGTGCTTGTAGAACAGGGGCATGCCGACCGAGGAATAGGCGTCGAGCATCTGCTCGGCGGTGATGACCTCGATCTGGTTCGGATAGGTATCGAGCCCGAGCTCCTTCTGCGCCACGGTCTCGCAGGCATCGTGGATGCGCTGCAGGGTGAGGAAATTCCAGTCGGCGCCTTCGAACAGCAATCCGCTCATGAGGCCGCCCTCTCCTGCGTGGTGCCGCGACGCTGAAACAGGTCATGGAACACCGGGAAGATCTCGCTGCGGTCGCGCACCTTGCGCATCGACAGCGGCTGGCCGTTGGCACGCAGCCGCTCATACAGTGACCACAGCGCCGAGTCCGGCATCTCGAACGAATAGGTGCCGGATTCGCCGACTTCGAGATAGGCGAAGAACTGCGACACCGGCAGGATGTTGTCGGTCAGGAGCCGCGCGACATTCTCGGAATCGGAGGTTGCGTTGTCACCGTCGGAGGCCTGCGCCGCGTAGATGTTCCAATCGGATGGGCGGAAGCGCGAGCGGACGATGTCGTGCATGCACTGGAGCGCGCTGGAGACCAAGGTGCCGCCGGACGCCGGGCCGTAGAAGAAGGTCTGCTCGTCGACCTCCTCGGCGCGGTCGGTGTGACGGATGAACACGATCTCGACGTGGCGGTAGCGCCGCGTGAGAAAGACGTAGAGCAGCATGTAGAAGCGCTTGGCGAGGTCCTTCATGTGCTCGGACATCGAGCCGGAGACGTCCATCAGGCAGAACATCACCGCCTGCGCGATCGGCTTCGGCACCGCCTCGAAACGGCGATAGCGGATGTCGATGGGATCGATGAAGGGGATGCGCTTGGCCTTGGCCTTCAAGCCTTCGAGCTCGGCCACCAGCGCGGCCTTCTTCTCCTCGTCGGTCTCCTGCTCGATTTTGTCCTCGAGCTCGGCAATCGCCTCCGGCCGCGGCCGGCGCAGCGCGACGCGGCGCGCCATGGCGCGGGTGACGGTGCGGCTGATCGAGATGTTGGCCGGTGAGCCCGAGGTGGAATAGCCCGCGCGCACCAGGCCCTCGCTCTCGGCCTCGGCGAATTTGCGCTTGGCGAGATCCGGCAGTTCGAGGTCGTCGAGGAAGAGATTGACGAACTCCTCCTTGCTCAGCACGAAGCGGAAGGCGTCCTCGCTGTCGCCCTGGCCGGGGCCGGATTTGCGGCCGCTGCCGTCGCCCGAGCGCGGCAGGATGTCGCCCTCGATGAACTTCTTGTTGCCCGGCAGCACCATATCGCGGGTGCCGCCCTCGCGCCGGAAGCGCGGCTCGTCCATGCCGTCGAGCGGGATCGAGACCTCGCCGCCCTCCAGCACGTCCTTGATGTCGCGGTCCTGCGAGGTCTTCTTGACCGCCCCTTGAACGAGAGCCTTGGCGCGTCGCAAAAATCGCTGACGATTTTCGAGACTTTTGCCGCCCGGATTCAAGCGCCGATCAATGATGTGCATGACCACGTTCCATACGCCTCCTGCTGCAGCGGCTTCGACTCCTGCTCTCCCCCGCCGCGATGCCGCGGTGCAGCGTCAGATCCGACACGGCACCCGCATCAGCTCCTGTTCGACGCACCGGTGACCCTTGGCGTCGAACCATTCACCTTCATCATAGCCTGGCGCCGACGCCAATCCGTCGGCCTGTCACACGCGCAGTGAACACCGGCGCCGGACCATGATCAACCCGCCTGCTTCACCCGCATGTACCACTCGACCAGCCGGCGGACCTGCCGCTCGGTATAGCCGCGCTCGACCATGCGCTGGACGAAGTCGGCGTGCTTCTTCTCGGTATCGCCATCCTTCTTGGTGCCGAAGGAGATGACCGGCAGAAGGTCTTCGACCTGCGAGAATATCCTCTTTTCGATGACTTCGCGGATCTTTTCGTAGGAGGTCCAGGACGGATTTTTTCCGCCGTTCTGGGCCCGGGAGCGCAGCGAGAACTTGACAACCTCGTTGCGGAAGTCCTTCGGGTTGGCAATTCCGGCCGGCTTCTCGATCTTGGTCAGCTCCTGGTTCAGGAGCTCGCGGTTGAGCAGCTGTCCCGTATCAGGATCCTTGAAGTCCTGATCCTCGATCCAGGCGTCGGCATAGTCGACATAGCGGTCGAACAGGTTCTGGCCGTAATCGGAGTAGGATTCGAGATAAGCCTTCTGGATCTCGTGTCCGATGAATTCGGCGTAGCGTGGCGCCAGATCCGCCTTGATGAACTCAAGATAGCGCTTCTCGATTTCCTCCGGCAGCTGCTCGCGCTTGATCGACTGCTCCAGCACATACATCAGGTGGACTGCGTCGGCCGAAACTTCCGACGTGTCGTGATTGTAGGTCGCGGCCAGCACCTTGAAGGCGAAGCGTGTGGAGATGCCGTCCATGCCCTCGTCGACGCCGGCGGCGTCGCGATATTCCTGCACGCTGCGCGCCTTCGGATCGGATTCCTTCAGGCTCTCGCCGTCATAGACCCGCATCTTTGCATAGAGCGTCGAGTTCTCGTGCTTGCGCAGCCGCGACATCACCGAGAAGCGGGCCAAGGTGTCCAAGGTCGCCGGCGCGCAGGGCGCGGTGGCGAGCTCGGAGCCCTGGATCAGCTTCTCATAGATCTTGCGCTCCTCGGTGGTCCGCAGGCAGTACGGCACCTTGATGACGCAGATACGGTCGATGAAGGCCTCGTTGTTCTTGTTGGTCTTGAAGCTCTGCCACTCGGCCTCGTTGGAGTGGGCGAGGATCACGCCGTTGTAGGGGATCGCGCCGATGTTCTCGGTGCCGATATAGTTGCCTTCCTGCGTCGCGGTGAGCAGCGGGTGCAGCATCTTGATCGGCGCCTTGAACATCTCGACGAATTCGAGGATGCCCTGGTTGGCGCGGTTGAGACCGCCCGAATAGCTGTAGGCGTCCGGATCGTTCTGCGCGAACGTCTCCAGCTTGCGGATGTCGACCTTGCCGACCAGCGAGGAGATGTCCTGGTTGTTCTCGTCTCCCGGCTCGGTCTTGGCGATGCCGATCTGGCGCAGCCG
Proteins encoded in this window:
- a CDS encoding 2-oxoacid:acceptor oxidoreductase subunit alpha, which encodes MSQQAPLSSVNDFVVRFANVNGSGSASANELFARAVLRHGVPVSPRNIFPSNIQGLPTWYEVRVTEAGHLGARGGGTDLMVAMNPQTWDKDVAGIVPGGYLLYDSTKPMPSTKFRDDITVIGVPLTAITNSTYSDPRQRQLFKNIIYLGALSALLDMDPKLIEQLIGEQYRGKEKLLSSNVHALHLGRDWALQNLKCPIGLRIRKADKVGDRIFLEGNNAAALGAVYGGATVCAWYPITPSSSLAEAFANHCKKLRHDPDTGQARYAIVQAEDELASIGMVVGASWNGARAFTTTSGPGVSLMTEFIGLSYFAEIPAVIMNVQRAGPSTGMPTRTQQCDLIACGYASHGDTKHVMLFPEDPAEAFEFAAASFDLAERLQTTVFLMLDLDIGMNQRLCRPLKWDDSRQYDRGKVMTAEMLDEGRDFGRYLDVDGDGIPFRTYPGTHPTKGSYFTRGTSRDRYARYSEEGAVYADNVQRLLRKFQTAQDMVPRPLQANAAKPTKYGVIYFGSTAPAMDEAIGLLEARGHQLDRMRVRAFPFHSSVASFIAEHDFVYVVEQNRDGQLRQLIVNENGIDPVRLVPILHYDGTPITARFIADSIGTHQDQIRVTPLRKAVS
- a CDS encoding 2-oxoacid:ferredoxin oxidoreductase subunit beta, with protein sequence MTYIAKPKFQHPGIRKNALGYSHRDYEGKISTLCAGCGHDSITASIIEACFELSIEPHRVAKISGIGCSSKTPDYFLGNSHGFNTVHGRMPSVLTGANLANRELIYLGVSGDGDSASIGFGQFAHAIRRGVNMTYIVENNGVYGLTKGQFSATADRGSKSKKGVTNTDNPIDLVGIALQLGATYVARSFSGDKKQLVPIIEGAIRHKGAAFIDVISPCIAFNNHAGSTKSFDYVREHNDAVNRLDVLTGRDPIEIDQDPGTVQIVEQHDGSRLALRKLDADYDPHDRLGAMTFLQKHAAQGQIVTGLLYVDPEADDLHSHLNTVERPLNRLEAADLCPGQSVLDKINASLR
- a CDS encoding TMEM143 family protein, with product MATSRRDRFIPIRKSDVLDAVISHGGLDEAQSADLRRLAQMLGAILHHEYFDELDRLRDAYFDFDPEVPAGRHHSPAELDVAYGSLTDEFARVLGEANFIEITHDEIERAFAEHALVRVKLKAPISDYRSVRMFRRGVHQETIEVPQLYGLRRRQQDIEVYDDIILMVATKPDEPTKKKRKTAAWRGRNKIRGGAVLFKYFRHIARFDLEALLPNVRVVMGLREQLTLGVPALVGGVPILLKLASTLTVLFIVAGFYLGLSGTVHDNDTEQALAALSGLFALGAFILRQWGNFHRQSLIHQKQVTDNIYFRNVNNNSGIFNYLIGEAEDQDWKEAVLAYGGLLLASVPLSRASLGSHVEELLQQMFGLGRAFNIDEALIRLREFGLVSGDDDALSTLPLREALAQLERVWAGALRAQSGSS
- a CDS encoding SpoVR family protein, which encodes MSGLLFEGADWNFLTLQRIHDACETVAQKELGLDTYPNQIEVITAEQMLDAYSSVGMPLFYKHWSFGKHFAYHEASYRKGLMGLAYEIVINSSPCISYLMEENTATMQTLVIAHAAFGHNHFFKNNYLFKQWTDADGILDYLDFARGYIAQCEERFGRMAVEHTLDAAHALMSHGVDRYPGKKKLDFREEEKRAGKRRLYEEEQFNDLWRTVPTGPAKTSAVLNVERRRALLGLPQENLLYFLEKSAPRLAPWQRELLRIVRHIAQYFYPQGQTKVMNEGTATYVHYRIMKRLHEEGRLTDGNFLEFLQSHTNVVFQPEFDDPRFSGFNPYALGFAIMQDIERIVKDPTEEDREWFPDIAGTGDEMAVLRDVWANYRDESFISQFLSPNLIRHFRLFHLHDDPAERAGILVDAIHDERGYRRIRRELSKQYDVGYIDPNIEVVDVDLAGDRRLMLRHTVVKGAQLNETDTKRVLQHLADLWSYDVQLTEVDAATDKVLKEYVLNPRIQPAAA
- a CDS encoding YeaH/YhbH family protein; the protein is MHIIDRRLNPGGKSLENRQRFLRRAKALVQGAVKKTSQDRDIKDVLEGGEVSIPLDGMDEPRFRREGGTRDMVLPGNKKFIEGDILPRSGDGSGRKSGPGQGDSEDAFRFVLSKEEFVNLFLDDLELPDLAKRKFAEAESEGLVRAGYSTSGSPANISISRTVTRAMARRVALRRPRPEAIAELEDKIEQETDEEKKAALVAELEGLKAKAKRIPFIDPIDIRYRRFEAVPKPIAQAVMFCLMDVSGSMSEHMKDLAKRFYMLLYVFLTRRYRHVEIVFIRHTDRAEEVDEQTFFYGPASGGTLVSSALQCMHDIVRSRFRPSDWNIYAAQASDGDNATSDSENVARLLTDNILPVSQFFAYLEVGESGTYSFEMPDSALWSLYERLRANGQPLSMRKVRDRSEIFPVFHDLFQRRGTTQERAAS
- a CDS encoding PrkA family serine protein kinase, translated to MYNDSLFNAFARSFEARSQTDMSMQEYLESCRTDPMRYANAAERLLAAIGEPQMIDTAKDPRLGRIFLNRTVRLYPAFAGFYGMEDTIERIVGFFRHAAQGLEERKQILYLLGPVGGGKSSLSERLKQLMEVHPIYVLKAGDELSPVFESPLSLFDPDTLGPMLEEKYGIPRRRLTGLMSPWCYKRLEAFGGDISQFRVAKIQPSRLRQIGIAKTEPGDENNQDISSLVGKVDIRKLETFAQNDPDAYSYSGGLNRANQGILEFVEMFKAPIKMLHPLLTATQEGNYIGTENIGAIPYNGVILAHSNEAEWQSFKTNKNNEAFIDRICVIKVPYCLRTTEERKIYEKLIQGSELATAPCAPATLDTLARFSVMSRLRKHENSTLYAKMRVYDGESLKESDPKARSVQEYRDAAGVDEGMDGISTRFAFKVLAATYNHDTSEVSADAVHLMYVLEQSIKREQLPEEIEKRYLEFIKADLAPRYAEFIGHEIQKAYLESYSDYGQNLFDRYVDYADAWIEDQDFKDPDTGQLLNRELLNQELTKIEKPAGIANPKDFRNEVVKFSLRSRAQNGGKNPSWTSYEKIREVIEKRIFSQVEDLLPVISFGTKKDGDTEKKHADFVQRMVERGYTERQVRRLVEWYMRVKQAG